A portion of the Apus apus isolate bApuApu2 chromosome 3, bApuApu2.pri.cur, whole genome shotgun sequence genome contains these proteins:
- the SELENOI gene encoding ethanolaminephosphotransferase 1 isoform X1, producing the protein MEYVTAEQLAGFSKYKYSAVDSSPLSLYIMHPFWNTIVKIFPTWLAPNLITFSGFLLLVFNFFLMAYFDPDFYASAPDHQHVPNTVWVIVGLLNFIAYTLDGVDGKQARRTNSSTPLGELFDHGLDSWACVFFVVTVYSTFGRGSTGVSVFVLYLLLWVVLFSFILSHWEKYNTGILFLPWGYDISQVTISIVYIVTAIVGVEAWYAPFLFNFLYRDLFTAMIIACALTVTLPMSLYNFYKAYKNNTLKHHSLYEIMLPLVSPVLLFLLSTTWIFMSPTDILEVHPRLFYFMVGTAFANISCQLIVCQMSSTRCQPLNWMLLPIAVVLLVVMSGFAPSSETLLLYLLTAFLTLAHIHYGMVVVSQLSRHFNIRPFSLKKPTLDULGVEEEKISLRSAEVL; encoded by the exons TACAGTGCCGTGGACAGCAGCCCCCTGTCTCTTTACATCATGCATCCCTTCTGGAACACCATAGTGAAG ATCTTCCCTACCTGGCTGGCCCCAAATTTGATAACGTTTTCTGGCTTCCTGCTGCTTGTCTTCAACTTCTTCCTCATGGCATACTTCGACCCTGACTTTTATGCTTCTG CTCCTGATCACCAGCATGTTCCGAACACAGTGTGGGTCATTGTGGGTCTCCTCAACTTCATTGCCTATACATTAG ATGGTGTTGATGGGAAGCAGGCTCGTCGGACTAACTCAAGCACGCCTTTGGGAGAGCTCTTTGATCATGGCCTGGACAGCTGGGCATGCGTGTTCTTTGTTGTGACAGTCTACTCTACCTTTGGACGAGGCTCCACGGGTGTCAGTGTCTTCGTTCTCTACCTCCTCTTATGGGTGGTCTTGTTTTCATTCATCCTCTCCCACTGGGAGAAGTATAACACAGGGATTCTCTTCCTGCCCTGGGGATATGACATCAGCCAGGTG ACCATTTCAATTGTCTACATAGTGACAGCCATTGTGGGAGTTGAGGCCTGGTATGCACCTTTCCTGTTTAATTTCTTATATAGAGACCTATTCACTGCAATGATTATTG cttgCGCCCTCACTGTGACACTGCCGATGAGCCTGTATAACTTCTACAA GGCCTATAAAAATAACACCTTGAAGCACCATTCGCTGTACGAAATCATGCTGCCGCTGGTATCCCCAgtgttgctttttctgctctccACCACTTGGATCTTCATGTCCCCGACAGACATCCTGGAGGTCCATCCCAGGCTCTTTTATTTCATGGTTGGAACGGCCTTTGCAAACATTTCT TGCCAACTGATCGTCTGTCAGATGAGCAGCACGCGCTGCCAGCCTCTGAACTGGATGCTGCTGCCCATAGCAGTGGTGCTCCTCGTGGTGATGTCCGGCTTTGCGCCCAGCAGCGAGACTCTTCTCCTCTACTTGCTGACTGCTTTCCTCACCCTGGCACACATCCACTACGGGATGGTCGTG gtgAGCCAGCTGAGCAGGCACTTCAACATACGGCCCTTCTCGCTGAAGAAGCCCACGCTAGATTGACTAGGagtggaggaagagaaaatcaGCTTGCGGTCTGCAGAAGTACTGTAA
- the SELENOI gene encoding ethanolaminephosphotransferase 1 isoform X2, whose product MEYVTAEQLAGFSKYKYSAVDSSPLSLYIMHPFWNTIVKIFPTWLAPNLITFSGFLLLVFNFFLMAYFDPDFYASAPDHQHVPNTVWVIVGLLNFIAYTLDGVDGKQARRTNSSTPLGELFDHGLDSWACVFFVVTVYSTFGRGSTGVSVFVLYLLLWVVLFSFILSHWEKYNTGILFLPWGYDISQVTISIVYIVTAIVGVEAWYAPFLFNFLYRDLFTAMIIACALTVTLPMSLYNFYKAYKNNTLKHHSLYEIMLPLVSPVLLFLLSTTWIFMSPTDILEVHPRLFYFMVGTAFANISCQLIVCQMSSTRCQPLNWMLLPIAVVLLVVMSGFAPSSETLLLYLLTAFLTLAHIHYGMVVVSQLSRHFNIRPFSLKKPTLD is encoded by the exons TACAGTGCCGTGGACAGCAGCCCCCTGTCTCTTTACATCATGCATCCCTTCTGGAACACCATAGTGAAG ATCTTCCCTACCTGGCTGGCCCCAAATTTGATAACGTTTTCTGGCTTCCTGCTGCTTGTCTTCAACTTCTTCCTCATGGCATACTTCGACCCTGACTTTTATGCTTCTG CTCCTGATCACCAGCATGTTCCGAACACAGTGTGGGTCATTGTGGGTCTCCTCAACTTCATTGCCTATACATTAG ATGGTGTTGATGGGAAGCAGGCTCGTCGGACTAACTCAAGCACGCCTTTGGGAGAGCTCTTTGATCATGGCCTGGACAGCTGGGCATGCGTGTTCTTTGTTGTGACAGTCTACTCTACCTTTGGACGAGGCTCCACGGGTGTCAGTGTCTTCGTTCTCTACCTCCTCTTATGGGTGGTCTTGTTTTCATTCATCCTCTCCCACTGGGAGAAGTATAACACAGGGATTCTCTTCCTGCCCTGGGGATATGACATCAGCCAGGTG ACCATTTCAATTGTCTACATAGTGACAGCCATTGTGGGAGTTGAGGCCTGGTATGCACCTTTCCTGTTTAATTTCTTATATAGAGACCTATTCACTGCAATGATTATTG cttgCGCCCTCACTGTGACACTGCCGATGAGCCTGTATAACTTCTACAA GGCCTATAAAAATAACACCTTGAAGCACCATTCGCTGTACGAAATCATGCTGCCGCTGGTATCCCCAgtgttgctttttctgctctccACCACTTGGATCTTCATGTCCCCGACAGACATCCTGGAGGTCCATCCCAGGCTCTTTTATTTCATGGTTGGAACGGCCTTTGCAAACATTTCT TGCCAACTGATCGTCTGTCAGATGAGCAGCACGCGCTGCCAGCCTCTGAACTGGATGCTGCTGCCCATAGCAGTGGTGCTCCTCGTGGTGATGTCCGGCTTTGCGCCCAGCAGCGAGACTCTTCTCCTCTACTTGCTGACTGCTTTCCTCACCCTGGCACACATCCACTACGGGATGGTCGTG gtgAGCCAGCTGAGCAGGCACTTCAACATACGGCCCTTCTCGCTGAAGAAGCCCACGCTAGATTGA